Proteins encoded in a region of the Rutidosis leptorrhynchoides isolate AG116_Rl617_1_P2 chromosome 9, CSIRO_AGI_Rlap_v1, whole genome shotgun sequence genome:
- the LOC139869007 gene encoding uncharacterized protein, producing the protein MFKAISLTNIINDLSSFVPRDRNSKAWIWTLANNEIFTVKKLTLLIDQDVFRRDITIPGTLINGMVPLKVEIFIWRARRHRILVRVELYKRGIDLSSIRCPICDDELEDVNHALFNCKFSKEIWLRVLKWWKFNQAVTPSSVDIFLGDGFNL; encoded by the coding sequence atgtttaaagcaatatcactcACCAATATTATTAATGATTTGTCTAGTTTTGTACCGCGTGACAGGAACTCGAAAGCTTGGATTTGGACATTAGCAAACAATGAGATTTTTACGGTTAAGAAGTTAACATTGTTGATTGATCAAGATGTATTTCGAAGAGACATCACTATTCCTGGAACGTTAATTAACGGGATGGTTCCTCTTAAGGTCGAGATATTCATATGGAGAGCTAGGAGACACAGAATTCTAGTGCGAGTTGAATTATATAAACGTGGAATTGATCTAAGTTCAATTAGATGTCCAATATGTGATGACGAACTTGAAGATGTTAATCACGCCTTATTCAATTGCAAATTTTCAAAAGAGATATGGCTACGGGTGTTAAAATGGTGGAAGTTCAATCAAGCAGTCACTCCGTCTTCTGTAGACATCTTCTTGGGTGATGGTTTCAATCTTTAA